Proteins co-encoded in one Gemmatimonadetes bacterium SCN 70-22 genomic window:
- a CDS encoding methylenetetrahydrofolate--tRNA-(uracil(54)-C(5))-methyltransferase (FADH(2)-oxidizing) TrmFO, which produces MSQRVEQVVHVVGGGLAGSEATWQLAQRGHDVVLHEMRPVRGTEAHKTDRLAELVCSNTFKSTELSNAHGLLKAEMRMLGSLILTAADEARVAAGSALAVDRDVFSSGVHERLVAHPRVTVVREEVAALPSPGIVATGPLTSEALAEAIGARLGVERLAFYDAIAPIVERDSIDLSVAFRASRYDKETMAGAGEEGAYLNCPFTRDEYEAFIDALGSADQFHGHEFDAVPYFEGCMPAEEMVKRGRDTLRFGPMKPVGLADPRTGRRPWAVLQLRQEDRAGQMWNMVGFQTRLRIPEQQRVFRMVPGLGEAEFLRFGSIHRNSYLNTPAALTPHLSLRDDPQVLFAGQLTGVEGYTESSATGLLAGINLSRMLRGEAPVVPPAESMLGALYRYLREADPRYFQPMNANFGLVDELADAPRDKRLRKERLAERALGALAAWQRAHGVGR; this is translated from the coding sequence ATGTCCCAACGAGTCGAACAGGTCGTCCACGTCGTCGGGGGCGGGCTGGCGGGGAGCGAGGCCACCTGGCAGCTCGCCCAGCGCGGCCACGACGTCGTGCTGCACGAGATGCGTCCCGTGCGCGGAACCGAGGCGCACAAGACCGACCGCCTGGCCGAGCTGGTCTGTTCCAACACCTTCAAGAGCACCGAGCTTTCCAACGCCCACGGCCTCCTCAAGGCCGAGATGCGGATGCTGGGGTCGCTCATCCTCACGGCGGCCGACGAGGCGCGGGTGGCGGCCGGCTCGGCGCTGGCGGTGGATCGCGACGTCTTCTCGTCGGGGGTGCACGAGCGCCTGGTGGCGCACCCGCGGGTGACGGTGGTGCGCGAGGAAGTCGCCGCGCTCCCGAGCCCGGGAATCGTCGCCACCGGTCCGCTCACCTCCGAGGCGCTGGCCGAGGCCATCGGCGCGCGCCTGGGGGTGGAGCGGCTCGCCTTCTACGACGCCATCGCGCCGATCGTCGAGCGCGACTCGATCGACCTGTCGGTCGCCTTCCGCGCCTCGCGCTACGACAAGGAAACGATGGCGGGGGCGGGGGAGGAGGGGGCCTACCTCAACTGCCCGTTCACCCGCGACGAGTACGAGGCCTTCATCGACGCGTTGGGCTCCGCCGACCAGTTCCATGGGCACGAGTTCGACGCGGTGCCGTACTTCGAGGGGTGCATGCCCGCCGAGGAGATGGTGAAGCGGGGGCGCGACACGCTGCGCTTCGGGCCGATGAAGCCGGTGGGGCTCGCCGACCCGCGCACCGGGCGCCGCCCGTGGGCGGTGTTGCAGCTGCGGCAGGAGGATCGCGCCGGGCAGATGTGGAACATGGTGGGGTTCCAGACGCGGCTGCGCATCCCGGAGCAGCAGCGGGTCTTTCGCATGGTCCCGGGGCTGGGCGAGGCGGAGTTCCTGCGCTTCGGCTCCATCCACCGCAACTCGTACCTGAACACGCCGGCCGCGCTCACGCCGCACCTGTCGCTGCGCGACGACCCGCAGGTCCTGTTCGCCGGGCAGCTGACGGGGGTGGAAGGGTACACCGAGAGCTCGGCCACGGGGCTGCTGGCCGGGATCAACCTGTCGCGCATGCTGCGCGGCGAGGCGCCGGTGGTCCCGCCCGCGGAGTCGATGCTGGGGGCGCTGTACCGCTACCTGCGCGAGGCCGACCCGCGCTACTTCCAGCCGATGAACGCCAACTTCGGCCTGGTGGACGAGCTGGCCGACGCGCCGCGCGACAAGCGGTTGCGGAAGGAGCGGCTGGCGGAGCGCGCGTTAGGCGCGCTGGCGGCGTGGCAGCGCGCGCACGGGGTGGGGCGGTGA
- a CDS encoding chorismate synthase encodes MLRFTTAGESHGPALVSILEGLPAGLPLAAEQVNAELARRQQGYGRGRRMQIERDEIEFLSGVRAGETLGSPVAMLVRNRDWKSWGEIMDPAPRATDAAGPRKRVVTRPRPGHADLAGLLKYDRHDARDILERASARETTARVAAGALCRRLLDEFGVRIGSHVIHLGGVDAAVPDLLPADLDAVADASPLRTLDPDAERRMIALVDEAKRAGNTLGGIAEVVVTGLPVGLGAHVSWDRKLDGRLAAALMSIPAVKGVEVGMGFEAARRTGAEVHDEMDAAAGRTRAGNVRRRSNRAGGLEGGITTGEPLVLRVAMKPIATLMRPLGTVDIPTGEAAAAVAERSDVTAVPAMGVIAEAMTAFVLAQAWLEKFGGDSLGEVRRNVDGYLARVAQRVGSGRLASPPVDAGQ; translated from the coding sequence ATGCTGCGTTTCACCACCGCGGGCGAGTCACACGGACCGGCGCTCGTCTCCATCCTCGAAGGACTGCCGGCCGGGCTCCCCCTCGCCGCTGAGCAGGTGAACGCCGAACTCGCCCGGCGCCAGCAGGGCTACGGGCGCGGGCGGCGCATGCAGATCGAGCGGGACGAGATCGAGTTCCTCTCCGGCGTCCGCGCCGGCGAGACGCTGGGCTCCCCGGTCGCCATGCTGGTGCGCAACCGCGACTGGAAGAGCTGGGGCGAGATCATGGACCCCGCCCCGCGCGCCACCGACGCGGCGGGGCCGCGCAAGCGTGTCGTCACCCGCCCCCGCCCCGGGCACGCCGACCTGGCGGGGCTCCTCAAGTACGACCGGCACGACGCCCGCGACATCCTCGAGCGCGCGTCGGCGCGCGAGACGACGGCGCGCGTCGCCGCCGGCGCCCTCTGCCGGCGCCTGCTCGACGAGTTCGGCGTGCGCATCGGGAGCCACGTCATCCACCTGGGGGGAGTCGACGCCGCCGTCCCCGACCTCCTGCCGGCCGACCTCGATGCCGTCGCCGACGCCTCGCCGCTCCGCACCCTCGACCCCGACGCCGAGCGGCGGATGATCGCCCTGGTCGACGAGGCCAAGCGCGCCGGCAACACGTTAGGCGGCATCGCCGAGGTCGTGGTCACCGGGCTCCCCGTGGGGCTGGGGGCGCACGTTTCGTGGGACCGCAAGCTCGACGGGCGCCTGGCCGCCGCCCTCATGTCCATCCCGGCGGTGAAGGGGGTGGAGGTGGGGATGGGCTTCGAGGCGGCGCGGCGCACCGGGGCCGAGGTGCACGACGAGATGGACGCCGCCGCCGGGCGCACGCGCGCCGGCAACGTCCGGCGCCGCAGCAATCGCGCCGGGGGGCTGGAAGGGGGGATCACCACCGGTGAGCCCCTGGTGCTGCGCGTGGCGATGAAGCCGATCGCCACCCTCATGCGCCCGTTGGGCACGGTCGACATCCCCACCGGCGAGGCGGCGGCGGCGGTGGCCGAGCGTTCGGACGTCACCGCCGTCCCGGCGATGGGGGTCATCGCCGAGGCGATGACCGCCTTCGTCCTGGCGCAGGCGTGGCTGGAGAAGTTCGGCGGCGACTCGCTGGGCGAGGTGCGGCGCAACGTGGACGGCTACCTGGCGCGGGTGGCCCAGCGGGTGGGGAGCGGACGGCTGGCCTCCCCCCCGGTGGACGCGGGCCAGTAG